In Canis lupus dingo isolate Sandy chromosome 1, ASM325472v2, whole genome shotgun sequence, a single genomic region encodes these proteins:
- the SYNGR4 gene encoding synaptogyrin-4, translated as MHIPESLQDLADSEAVQFLKRPKTITRIFAGVFSLIVFSSLLTDGYQNKTESSKLHCVLNGNNVACSFTVGAGLLAFFSCLTFLALDAHESRIGSTRFKTAFQLLDFILAVLWIGIWFVGFCFLANQWQHSPPKGFLLGSSSAKAAITFAFFSIFTWIFQAYLALQDLRNDTPVPYKRSLDEGGVVLTTLSPPSATSPVNTPTTGPNNLSYAGSASSPYLTTPKAPRLAMMPDN; from the exons ATGCACATCCCTGAAAGCCTCCAGGACCTGGCTGATAGTGAAGCTGTGCAGTTTCTGAAGAGACCAAAGACAATCACCCGGATCTTTGCAGGG GTCTTCTCCCTCATCGTCTTCTCCTCCCTGTTGACCGATGGCTACCAGAACAAGACCGAGTCCTCAAAGCTCCACTGCGTCCTCAATGGCAACAACGTGGCCTGCAGCTTCACCGTAGGAGCCGGCCTCCTGGCTTTCTTCAGCTGCCTGACCTTCCTCGCCCTGGATGCCCACGAGAGCCGCATCGGCAGCACCCGCTTCAAGACGGCCTTCCAGCTCCTGGACTTCATCCTGGCTG TCCTGTGGATAGGCATCTGGTTCGTGGGCTTCTGCTTCCTGGCCAACCAGTGGCAGCATTCACCACCCAAAGGGTTCCTCCTGGGAAGCAGCAGTGCCAAGGCCGCCATCACCTTcgctttcttctccatcttcaccTGG ATTTTCCAGGCCTACCTGGCCCTCCAGGACCTCCGGAATGATACTCCAGTCCCTTACAAGCGCTCCCTGGATGAGGGTGGCGTGGTGCTGACCACCCTCTCCCCGCCCTCTGCCACCAGCCCTGTGAACACACCCACCACTGGCCCCAACAACCTGAGTTATGCCGGTTCTGCTTCGTCCCCCTATCTGACCACTCCGAAGGCCCCCCGCCTCGCTATGATGCCTGACAACTGA